A single genomic interval of Clostridiaceae bacterium harbors:
- the rnhA gene encoding ribonuclease HI, producing the protein MKKVTIYTDGACSGNPGAGGWGAILKYGEHEKEISGFKDNTTNNQMELLAAVEALKCLKFPCEVELYSDSSYLINGFTEKWLDKWKANGWKTSSKDDVKNVELWMELDRLNKIHNIKWIKVKGHADNEYNNRCDKLATNEISKNRNK; encoded by the coding sequence GAAAAAAGTAACTATTTATACCGACGGCGCTTGTTCAGGAAATCCTGGAGCCGGAGGCTGGGGAGCAATATTAAAATATGGAGAACATGAAAAAGAAATTTCAGGTTTTAAAGATAATACAACTAACAATCAAATGGAACTGCTAGCAGCGGTGGAAGCACTTAAATGCCTGAAGTTTCCCTGTGAGGTTGAGTTATATAGCGATAGTTCCTATTTGATTAATGGGTTCACTGAAAAATGGTTGGATAAATGGAAAGCAAATGGATGGAAAACATCATCCAAAGATGATGTAAAAAATGTAGAATTATGGATGGAGCTTGACAGGCTGAATAAAATACATAACATAAAGTGGATAAAAGTAAAAGGACATGCCGATAATGAGTATAATAACAGATGTGATAAACTTGCTACAAACGAAATATCAAAAAACCGCAATAAATAG
- the spoIIM gene encoding stage II sporulation protein M — protein MLYRIQEVIAVHIKNYSNRYIMLIMALVTGISAGAFTVNGLSAIQREELTNYIHGFLSLMDNQVIDSNELLRLAMLENAKIVLILWTLGVMIIGIPFIFAVIGIKGFIVGFSSGIIIKTLGFKGILFSLFALLPKEVLILPALIAIGVNGMNFSINIIKNKSIKHMFKENLKADFFAYCFVTLFFSLFIVLGTLVEAYITPVLIRIISPIFTK, from the coding sequence TTGTTGTACAGAATACAGGAAGTAATTGCAGTACATATAAAGAACTATTCTAACAGATACATAATGCTTATAATGGCTCTAGTTACAGGTATTTCAGCAGGAGCTTTTACTGTAAACGGGTTAAGTGCAATACAAAGGGAAGAACTTACAAATTATATACATGGATTTCTTAGTCTTATGGATAATCAGGTTATTGATAGTAATGAGCTCCTGAGGCTGGCAATGTTGGAGAATGCAAAAATTGTCCTGATTTTATGGACTTTGGGTGTCATGATAATTGGCATACCATTTATTTTTGCTGTCATTGGTATTAAAGGTTTCATTGTCGGATTCAGTTCAGGTATTATTATCAAAACTCTGGGATTTAAAGGTATTTTGTTTTCACTATTTGCTTTACTTCCGAAAGAAGTTCTGATATTACCTGCATTAATTGCTATCGGAGTAAATGGAATGAACTTTTCTATAAACATTATTAAAAATAAGTCGATAAAACATATGTTTAAAGAAAATCTTAAAGCAGATTTTTTTGCCTATTGTTTTGTTACTTTATTTTTTTCGTTATTTATAGTATTGGGCACCTTGGTGGAAGCTTACATAACCCCGGTACTGATTAGAATAATATCACCAATATTTACTAAATAA
- the xerD gene encoding site-specific tyrosine recombinase XerD, translated as MEALIKEYMNFLEKDKQLSHNTLQSYKRDIEQYLTYLQQINLNNISNTTKTTILTYLMYLQKKGRATSTVSRNLASIRSFYQFIAKNKAIDHDPTSDLESPKVEKKLPQILSTQEVELLLEQPKCKDLKGYRDKAMLELLYATGIRVSELISLDLSDINLQGGYIRCNKGARERTIPIGSIAAEALQEYIEKARVHLVKDSNNQALFVNVNGGRLTRQGFWKIIKLYKNQAKINKDITPHTLRHSFAAHLLENGADLRSIQEMLGHSDISSTQIYAQLAKNRIKEVYKKTHPRA; from the coding sequence ATGGAAGCTTTGATAAAAGAATACATGAATTTTCTGGAAAAGGATAAGCAACTGTCACATAATACACTGCAGTCCTACAAGAGAGATATAGAACAATACCTTACATATCTACAGCAGATAAATCTAAATAATATTTCAAATACAACCAAAACAACAATACTTACTTATCTGATGTATTTGCAGAAAAAGGGCAGGGCTACATCGACAGTATCCAGAAACTTAGCTTCAATCAGATCGTTTTATCAGTTCATAGCAAAGAATAAAGCAATAGACCATGATCCTACTTCTGATCTTGAATCACCTAAAGTAGAGAAAAAGCTCCCGCAAATATTATCAACCCAGGAAGTGGAACTTCTTCTGGAACAGCCTAAATGCAAAGACTTAAAAGGATACAGAGATAAGGCAATGCTGGAACTTCTTTATGCAACGGGTATCAGGGTGTCTGAACTGATATCTCTTGATCTATCTGATATCAACCTCCAGGGTGGATATATAAGGTGTAATAAGGGAGCAAGGGAAAGAACGATACCAATAGGTTCTATTGCCGCAGAAGCCTTGCAGGAGTATATAGAAAAGGCAAGAGTGCATTTAGTAAAAGACAGCAACAATCAAGCACTTTTTGTCAACGTAAATGGAGGCAGGCTTACCAGGCAGGGTTTCTGGAAGATTATAAAACTTTACAAAAACCAGGCAAAGATAAATAAGGATATAACACCTCACACTCTTAGGCACTCCTTTGCGGCACACTTGCTTGAGAATGGGGCTGATTTAAGGTCAATACAGGAAATGCTGGGCCATTCAGATATTTCATCTACACAAATATACGCCCAGTTAGCAAAAAACAGGATAAAAGAAGTATATAAGAAAACCCATCCAAGGGCATAA
- a CDS encoding D-alanyl-D-alanine carboxypeptidase produces MRNKGITILLIITFCFSCLFFNPVLANEDVEDAEYDALTVGKIMTTTSVMDLKAKSAILMDVNSGEVMYEKNAHEKLPIASVTKIMTMLLVMEEIAQGRLTFEDMVYVTENSYRMGGSQVYLEPGEQFTVDEMLKAVAIHSANDASVALAEKVAGSEEVFVDMMNKKAKELGMNNTNFLDCSGLTDEGHYSTAYDVALMSRELVLKHPKILEYTSIWHDTFRNGTFSLDNTNKLIRYYQGVVNGIKTGYTSKAGYCLSASATKSGLNLISVVLGEPDSNTRFAEARKLLDYGFSNFEPYHANSRDEIVGSIEVKKGLKSRVNIKFRDDVNLLLKKGQKEKVTKEVKLPDNIEAPVYAGKSVGEVIYTIDGNVIGKADLVADNTIERATFLKVMYRMIIDWFKVGR; encoded by the coding sequence ATGCGTAATAAAGGTATTACAATTCTTCTGATTATTACCTTTTGTTTTTCTTGCTTATTTTTTAATCCAGTTTTGGCTAATGAGGATGTAGAAGATGCCGAATATGATGCCCTGACTGTCGGGAAAATAATGACTACAACAAGTGTAATGGATTTAAAAGCCAAATCTGCAATTCTAATGGATGTAAACTCAGGTGAGGTAATGTATGAAAAAAATGCTCATGAGAAGTTACCTATAGCGAGTGTCACAAAAATTATGACCATGCTTTTAGTTATGGAAGAGATTGCGCAAGGAAGGCTGACCTTCGAAGATATGGTCTATGTTACGGAGAACTCATATAGAATGGGAGGATCGCAAGTTTATCTGGAACCAGGGGAACAATTTACTGTGGATGAGATGCTAAAAGCTGTAGCCATTCATTCTGCTAACGATGCATCTGTTGCTCTGGCAGAAAAAGTAGCAGGCAGCGAAGAAGTGTTTGTAGACATGATGAATAAAAAAGCAAAAGAACTGGGAATGAATAATACAAACTTTCTTGATTGCAGCGGTTTGACAGATGAAGGTCATTATAGCACTGCATATGATGTTGCCCTGATGTCAAGGGAACTTGTGCTAAAGCATCCGAAAATATTGGAGTATACTTCAATCTGGCATGATACTTTCAGAAACGGTACATTTTCGTTGGATAATACTAACAAGTTAATTCGATACTACCAGGGGGTGGTTAACGGAATTAAAACCGGATATACAAGCAAAGCGGGATATTGTCTTTCAGCTTCAGCTACAAAGAGCGGTTTAAACCTTATTTCTGTAGTTTTAGGTGAACCAGATTCAAACACCAGGTTTGCAGAGGCAAGAAAGCTACTTGATTATGGATTCTCAAATTTTGAACCATATCATGCAAATTCCAGAGATGAGATTGTCGGTTCAATTGAGGTGAAAAAAGGACTAAAAAGCAGGGTTAATATAAAGTTCAGGGATGATGTCAATTTGCTTCTGAAGAAAGGGCAGAAAGAGAAAGTTACAAAAGAAGTAAAGTTGCCGGATAATATTGAAGCTCCTGTATATGCTGGTAAGTCTGTAGGAGAAGTCATATATACAATTGATGGGAACGTTATAGGAAAAGCTGACCTGGTTGCTGATAATACCATAGAAAGGGCAACATTTCTTAAGGTGATGTATAGAATGATAATAGATTGGTTTAAGGTTGGCAGGTAA
- the lysA gene encoding diaminopimelate decarboxylase — MFILDALSISSKGNLEIGGCDTLDLVKEFGTPLYVMDEETIRKSCRFYKDAIDRYYPGKGLILYASKAFCSMAMCKIAEQEGLGIDVVSGGELYTAIKSGFPAEKIFFHGNNKTIEEIELAIENNIGRFIVDNREELQSINSIAKSKGKKIKILFRIKPGIEAHTHDFIRTGQIDSKFGVALENGEAFEIIKIASELDAVEVVGVHCHIGSQIFDIAPYELAAQVMLDFIAELKNKLGIVIKELNLGGGFGIRYLPEHEPIQYDTSIEAVTKFIKSECSKKNLELPLLIFEPGRSIVGPAGITLYTVGAVKDIKGVRKYVSVDGGMTDNPRYALYQSQYDALIANKPDAKKVEKVTIAGKCCESGDILVKDIYMPPISSGDILAILATGAYNYSMSSNYNRIPRPPVVLVNKGKARLIVKREGYEDIIRNDIIPEDL; from the coding sequence ATGTTTATTTTGGATGCATTATCAATTAGCAGCAAGGGCAACCTTGAAATAGGAGGCTGTGATACTTTAGATTTAGTAAAAGAATTTGGCACTCCTTTATATGTAATGGATGAAGAAACAATAAGGAAAAGTTGCAGGTTTTACAAGGATGCCATTGACAGATATTATCCTGGTAAAGGACTGATCCTTTACGCCAGCAAGGCTTTCTGTTCAATGGCTATGTGCAAAATTGCAGAACAGGAAGGACTCGGTATTGATGTAGTATCGGGAGGAGAACTGTATACTGCCATAAAATCCGGATTTCCTGCAGAAAAAATCTTTTTCCATGGAAACAATAAGACTATTGAAGAGATTGAATTAGCCATTGAAAATAATATAGGCAGATTTATCGTTGACAATAGGGAAGAACTCCAGTCCATAAACAGCATAGCAAAATCAAAAGGGAAAAAAATAAAGATACTCTTCAGAATAAAACCTGGCATTGAAGCTCACACCCATGATTTTATCCGAACAGGTCAGATTGATTCTAAATTTGGAGTAGCTTTAGAGAACGGTGAAGCTTTTGAGATTATAAAGATTGCTTCTGAACTGGATGCTGTAGAAGTTGTGGGAGTTCATTGCCATATAGGTTCACAAATATTTGATATTGCTCCTTATGAACTGGCTGCACAAGTAATGCTGGATTTTATTGCAGAATTAAAAAACAAACTGGGTATAGTTATAAAAGAGTTAAATCTTGGAGGAGGCTTTGGCATAAGATATTTGCCTGAGCACGAACCCATTCAATATGATACTTCTATTGAAGCAGTAACAAAATTTATTAAATCAGAATGCAGCAAAAAAAATTTAGAATTACCGTTGCTTATATTCGAGCCTGGAAGATCCATTGTAGGCCCTGCAGGAATTACTCTTTATACTGTTGGTGCAGTGAAAGACATAAAAGGAGTAAGAAAATATGTATCTGTTGATGGTGGAATGACAGATAATCCACGGTATGCCCTTTATCAATCTCAATACGATGCCCTCATTGCAAACAAACCCGATGCCAAGAAGGTTGAGAAGGTTACAATTGCAGGAAAGTGCTGTGAATCGGGAGATATATTGGTAAAAGATATTTACATGCCTCCGATCTCAAGTGGTGATATTTTGGCCATCCTGGCTACCGGAGCTTATAATTATTCAATGTCAAGTAATTATAACCGTATTCCGAGACCTCCAGTTGTGCTGGTTAATAAAGGAAAAGCCCGTTTAATAGTGAAGAGAGAAGGGTATGAAGATATTATAAGAAATGATATAATTCCTGAGGATTTATAG
- a CDS encoding site-2 protease family protein gives MLFLYPPIILIYLVPVVLISLTFHEFSHAYTSYRLGDPTAKYAGRLTLNPLKHLDILGTLMFLFSRFGWAKPVPINPMYYKDRNKGTMIVSVAGPLSNILLALIFSFPMIYLERKYGIVNGSFFTSFNPIAILYNFSFMFYMINIGLAAFNILPVPPLDGSNILQGILPPKYNYKMHQYQSYISIGFMMLILIAPRALNTLLSPFIWFFQTAINMITNSVIGLFH, from the coding sequence ATGCTATTTCTATATCCACCTATAATATTGATTTATTTGGTACCGGTAGTACTTATTTCACTGACATTTCATGAGTTTTCTCATGCCTACACTTCTTACAGGCTGGGAGATCCAACGGCAAAGTATGCAGGAAGATTAACTTTGAATCCTTTGAAACATCTGGATATACTTGGTACATTAATGTTTTTATTCTCCAGATTCGGATGGGCAAAACCAGTACCTATAAATCCCATGTATTATAAAGACAGAAATAAAGGAACAATGATTGTAAGTGTGGCAGGGCCGTTATCCAATATATTACTTGCCTTAATATTTTCATTTCCTATGATTTACCTGGAGAGGAAATACGGTATTGTTAACGGCAGCTTTTTTACATCCTTTAATCCTATTGCAATTTTATATAATTTTTCATTTATGTTTTATATGATAAATATAGGTCTGGCTGCTTTTAATATTTTGCCTGTTCCTCCTTTGGACGGATCAAATATATTGCAGGGAATTTTACCTCCGAAATATAACTATAAGATGCATCAGTACCAAAGCTATATTTCGATTGGTTTTATGATGTTAATACTTATTGCACCCCGTGCTTTAAATACCTTACTTTCACCATTTATATGGTTTTTTCAGACTGCAATAAATATGATTACTAATTCGGTAATAGGTTTGTTCCACTAA
- the trpS gene encoding tryptophan--tRNA ligase, with the protein MSGKRILSGMRPTGQLHLGNYFGALENWVKLQHEYECYFFIADWHALTTGYEDTSEIKNNITEMTVDWLSAGLDPDKCNIFLQSKVLEHAELHLLFSMSTPLSWLYRCPTYKDQLNQMKEKNITTYGFLGYPCLMASDILIYKADLVPVGEDQLPHLELTREIARRFNNLYKEVFPEPQAILTKAKVLPGTDGRKMSKSYGNTISLSDSPDTIKKKVSSMVTDPARIRKDDPGHPEVCTVFAFHKVFNEDGVTEVESLCRKGGIGCVQCKRNLAEKMIGALSPIYEKRQELIKRPDTIRDIVDTGIKNARSVAQKTMEEVRSAMKIDW; encoded by the coding sequence ATGAGTGGAAAAAGAATACTTAGCGGAATGAGACCTACAGGTCAGCTACATCTGGGAAATTATTTCGGGGCTTTGGAGAATTGGGTAAAACTACAGCATGAATATGAATGTTATTTTTTTATTGCTGATTGGCATGCACTTACCACTGGGTATGAAGATACATCGGAAATAAAGAATAATATTACCGAAATGACTGTTGATTGGCTCAGCGCAGGCCTAGATCCTGATAAATGCAATATCTTCCTTCAATCAAAGGTTTTGGAACATGCCGAATTACATCTGCTGTTCTCTATGAGTACACCTTTGTCCTGGCTATATAGATGTCCCACTTATAAAGACCAGCTGAATCAGATGAAGGAAAAAAATATTACAACCTATGGCTTTTTAGGCTATCCTTGCCTTATGGCTTCTGATATTTTAATTTACAAAGCAGACCTAGTTCCTGTGGGAGAGGACCAGCTTCCTCATCTTGAATTGACCAGGGAAATTGCAAGAAGGTTTAACAACCTATACAAAGAAGTTTTTCCTGAACCCCAGGCTATCCTGACAAAAGCTAAAGTATTGCCAGGCACTGATGGAAGGAAAATGAGCAAAAGTTATGGAAATACTATTTCATTATCGGATTCACCTGATACAATAAAGAAGAAGGTAAGTTCCATGGTTACGGACCCGGCCAGAATAAGAAAGGATGATCCAGGCCATCCGGAAGTATGTACGGTATTTGCATTCCATAAAGTATTCAATGAAGATGGAGTTACAGAAGTTGAATCCCTTTGCCGTAAGGGAGGTATTGGCTGCGTACAATGTAAACGCAATCTGGCTGAGAAAATGATCGGTGCTCTTTCACCTATTTACGAAAAAAGACAGGAATTAATTAAAAGACCTGATACTATCAGGGATATTGTTGATACAGGAATCAAGAATGCCAGGTCGGTTGCTCAGAAAACTATGGAAGAAGTAAGAAGTGCAATGAAAATTGACTGGTAG
- a CDS encoding segregation/condensation protein A — translation MENFISNGYIVKVQSFEGPFDLLFHLIEKNNMKVYDISISEITDQYMDYLFSMQEMNLEIASEFIVMAATLLHLKSRLLLPEKNKPEEENTSDPKEELIQKLIEYKKYKEFANVLRSREIEWSKVFYKLPELIEREIASQELDLCSYNLKMIYENLIKRKEERTNQRAGELSEIIKREKFSIKSKIKEILRFLKIKPNIKFSQLFNFKKNTKSEVILGFLAILELAKIKKVTLKQKTHFSDITILKVKESLPAMDMVYTYSNVEDL, via the coding sequence ATAGAGAACTTTATAAGTAATGGATATATAGTTAAGGTTCAAAGTTTCGAAGGACCATTTGATCTATTATTTCATCTTATAGAAAAAAATAACATGAAAGTATATGATATTTCTATAAGTGAAATAACCGACCAATATATGGACTATTTATTTTCTATGCAGGAAATGAATCTTGAAATAGCCAGCGAATTTATTGTTATGGCTGCTACGCTGCTCCATCTAAAGTCCAGGCTTCTTCTTCCTGAAAAGAATAAACCTGAAGAAGAAAACACTTCTGACCCTAAGGAAGAGCTAATACAAAAGCTTATAGAGTATAAAAAGTACAAAGAGTTTGCAAATGTGTTAAGAAGTAGAGAGATTGAATGGAGCAAAGTTTTTTATAAATTACCTGAGTTAATTGAGCGTGAGATTGCTTCTCAGGAACTTGACCTTTGTTCCTATAATTTAAAAATGATATATGAAAACCTGATAAAAAGAAAAGAAGAAAGGACAAACCAGAGAGCAGGAGAATTATCAGAGATTATTAAAAGGGAGAAATTCTCAATAAAGAGTAAAATAAAAGAAATATTGAGATTTTTGAAAATAAAGCCAAATATTAAATTTTCACAGCTCTTTAATTTTAAAAAAAATACCAAATCAGAGGTTATATTAGGATTCTTGGCTATACTGGAGCTGGCTAAGATTAAAAAAGTCACCCTGAAACAGAAAACCCATTTTTCAGATATCACAATTCTAAAGGTAAAAGAATCTTTACCTGCCATGGACATGGTATATACCTATTCCAATGTGGAGGATTTATAG
- the scpB gene encoding SMC-Scp complex subunit ScpB, producing the protein MRTEELEGIIEGLLFVSGDELPLGKISEILEIDQKVVKGIIDNMIQKINNSDRGIMIRKINNAYQLCTNSKYYEYFTKLQEPRQKQQLSQAAFETLSIIAYNSPITRAKIEAIRGVNSDSAIATLIERNLIREAGRMDAPGKPILYEVTEEFLRCFGYSSLKDLPALDTDGDSQEI; encoded by the coding sequence ATGAGGACAGAAGAGTTAGAAGGCATTATTGAAGGGCTGCTTTTCGTGTCGGGTGATGAGCTTCCCTTAGGAAAAATATCAGAGATACTTGAAATAGACCAAAAAGTAGTTAAGGGAATCATTGATAATATGATTCAAAAGATAAATAATTCGGACAGAGGCATTATGATACGTAAAATAAATAATGCCTATCAGCTATGCACAAATTCCAAGTATTATGAATATTTCACCAAGCTCCAGGAACCCAGGCAAAAACAACAATTATCCCAGGCTGCTTTTGAAACATTATCAATAATCGCATATAATTCACCTATTACCAGAGCCAAGATTGAAGCTATCAGGGGAGTTAATTCAGATAGTGCAATTGCTACACTGATTGAGCGGAATCTGATAAGAGAAGCAGGAAGAATGGACGCTCCTGGTAAACCTATTCTGTATGAGGTGACGGAAGAATTCTTAAGATGCTTTGGTTACAGCAGCCTGAAAGATCTTCCCGCCCTTGATACTGATGGCGATAGCCAGGAAATATAG
- a CDS encoding DUF2953 domain-containing protein, with protein MLYLVIFTLILTILILFLLFSKAEIGIEYIRTGNDDLMSILIIALSGIFRLKLDIPLSKYGEAKSKIRVPKKTELGRHHLLEKEKGKDFSIKDLLDIFLKLYRLIKSENAFIHELIEYMTGRVRFVGYELEIEIGAGEAYYTALTTGLIWAAYGLFESYLYYINNGNYNKFFNDVNVYANFDRKSLLINLYCIFNAKVANIINISFKILKFYIKSKQRIKKVLGVDTYV; from the coding sequence ATGCTTTATTTAGTTATTTTTACACTGATCTTAACCATTCTCATCCTATTTTTGCTTTTTTCAAAAGCAGAAATTGGTATTGAATATATCCGAACAGGTAATGACGACCTAATGTCCATATTAATTATTGCCTTATCAGGAATATTCAGATTAAAATTAGACATTCCCTTATCAAAATACGGTGAAGCAAAGTCTAAGATTCGGGTGCCTAAAAAGACAGAATTAGGCAGACATCATCTGTTGGAGAAAGAGAAAGGAAAAGATTTTAGCATAAAGGATCTCTTGGATATATTTCTGAAATTATACAGGTTAATAAAAAGTGAAAATGCATTTATTCATGAGTTAATAGAATATATGACAGGAAGAGTACGTTTTGTAGGATATGAGCTGGAGATAGAAATTGGAGCCGGGGAAGCCTATTATACTGCTTTGACAACAGGGTTGATCTGGGCTGCATATGGTTTATTTGAAAGTTACCTGTATTACATAAATAATGGAAATTATAATAAGTTTTTTAATGATGTTAATGTTTATGCAAATTTTGATAGAAAGAGTTTGCTCATTAATTTATATTGTATATTTAATGCTAAAGTTGCCAATATTATAAATATAAGTTTCAAAATACTAAAATTTTATATTAAATCCAAACAAAGAATAAAAAAAGTATTGGGAGTGGATACTTATGTCTGA
- the ytfJ gene encoding sporulation protein YtfJ gives MSEHPIEGLMKTAMESIREMVDVNTIVGDAVQAPDGTVIIPISRVSFGFASGGGEYNQYRNNKDRDGSKSEEEDEYSQEKFPFAGGSGAGVSINPVAFMVVGNGQMKLLPVNINSSVDKILDIIPELLNKANEAMKKRIQAKKNVNSVTTATEEAAPENVKQ, from the coding sequence ATGTCTGAACATCCTATAGAAGGATTAATGAAAACTGCTATGGAAAGTATTAGAGAAATGGTAGATGTAAACACAATAGTTGGAGATGCGGTTCAGGCTCCTGACGGAACGGTGATTATACCTATATCAAGAGTATCTTTTGGCTTTGCGTCAGGAGGGGGTGAATACAATCAGTACCGCAATAATAAAGACAGGGATGGATCCAAATCTGAGGAAGAGGATGAATATAGTCAGGAGAAATTTCCATTTGCTGGAGGTAGCGGTGCAGGAGTAAGTATAAATCCAGTGGCATTTATGGTAGTAGGAAATGGACAAATGAAACTGCTTCCTGTGAACATTAATTCTTCAGTGGATAAGATACTTGATATTATTCCTGAATTATTAAACAAGGCTAATGAAGCAATGAAAAAAAGGATACAAGCCAAAAAGAACGTAAATTCAGTAACTACAGCAACAGAAGAAGCTGCTCCTGAAAACGTAAAACAATAA
- a CDS encoding rRNA pseudouridine synthase, with product MGEIRLQKYLAMAGVASRRHAEKMILNGEVEVNGAVVKELGTKVNLWDEVRVKGKIVSFKTNYIYIMLNKPTGYITSVKDQFGRKTVLDLLKGVKERVYPVGRLDYDTSGLLLLTNDGDLTYKLTHPKHEIKKVYIAEVKGKIECHDIDSFQRGIVIDGILTSPASMDIIEIKKNSSVVKIAISEGRNRQIRKMCNEIGHPVIALKRIAMGPLQIGNIPEGSWRYLTSKEIDSLKKIKI from the coding sequence ATGGGGGAAATAAGACTACAGAAATATCTGGCAATGGCCGGAGTAGCATCAAGAAGACATGCGGAAAAAATGATACTAAATGGTGAAGTTGAAGTAAATGGGGCTGTGGTGAAAGAACTTGGTACCAAGGTAAATTTATGGGATGAAGTAAGAGTTAAAGGCAAAATTGTATCCTTTAAAACCAACTATATATATATTATGTTAAATAAACCTACAGGATATATTACTTCTGTGAAAGACCAGTTTGGCAGAAAAACTGTATTGGATCTTTTAAAAGGTGTAAAAGAAAGGGTATATCCTGTAGGAAGACTGGATTATGATACTTCCGGACTTTTATTACTCACCAATGATGGTGATTTGACATATAAACTCACTCACCCAAAACATGAAATTAAGAAGGTATATATTGCTGAAGTAAAGGGTAAGATAGAATGTCATGATATAGATAGTTTTCAGAGGGGCATTGTCATTGATGGGATTCTGACTTCTCCGGCATCAATGGATATAATAGAAATAAAGAAAAATTCTTCTGTTGTAAAAATTGCCATAAGTGAAGGAAGAAACAGGCAGATAAGAAAAATGTGCAATGAAATAGGGCACCCTGTAATAGCCCTCAAAAGAATAGCCATGGGTCCTTTGCAAATAGGAAATATCCCTGAAGGTTCGTGGAGATATTTGACTTCAAAAGAAATAGATTCATTAAAAAAAATTAAAATCTAA
- a CDS encoding DUF5362 domain-containing protein, with product MEDMNFNYGMFNDEPHNVFTIPLNMADIKSLVKWATFKAIIDIITGAITCFGIITAVIGIPQIIAGIKLLNAADELNRYISVRNTNHIAMALYNMNRFFKFSGAAIIAKICYIIIIIVLYTLLVSYMLSNGPDIFPDIFRDMPNIRF from the coding sequence ATGGAAGATATGAATTTTAATTACGGTATGTTTAATGATGAACCTCATAATGTATTCACTATACCATTGAATATGGCAGATATTAAATCTTTGGTAAAATGGGCTACCTTTAAGGCAATAATAGATATTATCACCGGAGCAATTACATGCTTTGGTATAATAACTGCAGTAATCGGTATACCACAGATTATAGCAGGTATTAAACTGCTTAATGCTGCCGATGAACTAAACAGATACATTTCTGTCAGGAATACCAATCATATTGCCATGGCTTTATACAACATGAACAGGTTTTTTAAGTTTTCAGGTGCGGCAATTATTGCAAAAATCTGCTATATTATAATAATTATTGTACTATACACCTTATTAGTTAGTTATATGTTATCTAATGGGCCAGATATTTTTCCAGATATTTTTAGAGATATGCCGAATATTAGATTTTAA
- a CDS encoding methyltransferase domain-containing protein gives MVIKNSLKQSHDIIKNVVGKGDLVIDATAGNGNDTLMLAQLVGDEGKVYSFDIQDQAISNTIKKLQENGLLNRVSVVKDGHQNMDKYVKDSVKAVMFNLGYLPGGDHNIATKGETTIIALKKAMELLMIGGIITIVIYYGGDSGFEEKDILLDFLPTINSKQYTVMKTEFINQPNCPPILVCIEKINVAN, from the coding sequence ATGGTAATTAAAAATTCGCTTAAACAATCTCATGATATTATAAAAAATGTAGTTGGAAAGGGCGACCTGGTTATTGATGCGACTGCAGGAAACGGAAATGATACTCTTATGCTTGCACAGCTTGTAGGTGATGAGGGAAAAGTTTATTCCTTTGATATACAGGACCAAGCCATTTCCAATACTATAAAAAAACTGCAGGAAAATGGACTGCTCAACAGAGTCAGCGTGGTTAAAGATGGACATCAGAATATGGACAAATATGTTAAAGACAGTGTAAAAGCAGTCATGTTTAACTTAGGTTATCTTCCTGGAGGAGATCATAATATTGCCACGAAAGGAGAAACAACAATTATAGCTTTGAAAAAAGCCATGGAACTTCTGATGATTGGAGGAATAATCACCATTGTTATTTATTATGGGGGTGACAGTGGTTTTGAAGAGAAGGATATATTGCTGGATTTCTTGCCAACCATTAACAGCAAGCAATATACAGTAATGAAGACTGAGTTTATTAACCAACCAAATTGTCCCCCAATACTTGTTTGTATAGAAAAAATTAATGTTGCAAATTAA